One Stenotrophomonas oahuensis genomic region harbors:
- a CDS encoding bifunctional diguanylate cyclase/phosphodiesterase yields MDQGIIASLLQHPLASALVILDRTGRPLAANPAAREHGLPATVAAYGDLLESLRLLAADGGLVPCQLPGGPRGRFDGWLRAVHDPDGQLLAFTLSVPEPVAPYAGSRWELALDHAGHGLWDWDLPRDAVIRSRRWDDVPRTDDEAAPAGAGSALLSQVHADDQPAVRAALDAHLRGEGEVYSAQYRIRHPEGGWRWVLDRGRVVARTVDGQPLRMVGTHTDIQVQKEMESLLLEQQLHLREAQRIASMGSWSWDPHSREFWWSPEFLALLGVATAPRSRRRWLRLLSAPSRTELQRAWRRLLRDGKPATLDLELPRGSEGMLYLRLWMQPLLGPDGRLQRLLGQVQNITEQHQTDALIRWRTELLNRVSALGRIGGCEIEVGTRNMQWTEECYRIHGLRKQPITLDQALALYTQDSRDSFEAALTRIADGGLPEQLDLCFYRHSGLRIWVQVLIELDHRDGLPTRFVVLFRDITREREANERIELLAHYDLLTGLPNRMLLREQTAEAIEEARDRGASLAMLFIDLDGFKTINDTFGHATGDTLLKAAAARLHQSLRNADLFGRFSGDEFIVVLRDLADPEDAGHVARKLIASLAEPLQRGDITLKVGASVGIAMLDDTRNDFDSLLRAADAAMYAAKEAGRNTYQYYSQDALARIQRMLELEHALLGAIEREEFSLAYQPLMHAANDQPPAIEALLRWHRPGIGYCSPAEFIPIAEKCGEIVRIGDWVLTEACRQAAAWDRAGLVFDRIAVNVSAVQLRDRGFAERVIEICHAHGWPPSRLELELTESALIRDTEVLRHCFDVLERHGVPLAVDDFGTGFSNLHYLNRFPVGRLKIDRSFVQGMLSDAGTAEVTQAIVHLGHALGMKVVAEGVETEQEEALLRRQGCDEIQGYLYSRPLTPRDLAQFLKVGAATVIPREAVVLP; encoded by the coding sequence GTGGACCAAGGGATTATCGCGAGTCTGCTGCAGCACCCCCTGGCCTCGGCCCTGGTCATCCTGGACCGGACCGGGCGTCCGCTCGCGGCCAATCCGGCCGCGCGCGAGCATGGGCTGCCGGCAACCGTGGCAGCCTATGGTGACCTCCTGGAGTCGCTGCGCCTGCTGGCCGCCGATGGCGGCCTGGTGCCGTGCCAGCTGCCGGGCGGCCCGCGTGGCCGGTTTGATGGCTGGCTGCGCGCGGTGCATGACCCGGACGGCCAGCTGCTGGCGTTTACCCTCAGCGTGCCCGAACCGGTCGCCCCGTATGCCGGCAGCCGCTGGGAACTGGCGCTGGACCACGCTGGCCACGGCCTGTGGGACTGGGACCTGCCGCGCGATGCGGTGATCCGCTCGCGACGCTGGGACGACGTACCGCGGACGGACGACGAAGCGGCACCGGCCGGTGCGGGCAGCGCCTTGCTGTCGCAGGTCCACGCGGATGACCAGCCGGCCGTACGCGCCGCGCTGGATGCGCATCTGCGCGGTGAGGGTGAGGTCTACAGCGCGCAGTACCGCATCCGCCACCCCGAGGGGGGCTGGCGCTGGGTGCTGGACCGGGGGCGGGTGGTCGCCCGTACCGTGGACGGCCAGCCGCTGCGCATGGTGGGCACGCATACCGACATCCAGGTGCAGAAAGAGATGGAGTCGCTGCTGCTGGAGCAGCAGCTGCACCTGCGCGAGGCGCAACGCATTGCCAGCATGGGCAGCTGGTCATGGGACCCGCACAGCCGTGAATTCTGGTGGTCACCGGAGTTCCTGGCGCTGCTGGGCGTGGCCACCGCGCCGCGCAGCCGCCGACGCTGGTTGCGTTTGCTGTCCGCGCCGTCGCGTACCGAGCTGCAACGCGCCTGGCGACGCCTGCTGCGCGACGGCAAGCCGGCCACGCTGGACCTTGAGCTGCCGCGCGGAAGCGAGGGGATGTTGTACCTGCGCCTGTGGATGCAGCCGTTGCTGGGCCCGGATGGCCGCCTTCAGCGCCTGCTCGGGCAGGTGCAGAACATCACCGAACAACACCAGACCGATGCGCTGATCCGTTGGCGTACGGAACTGCTCAACCGCGTCTCGGCGCTGGGCCGCATTGGCGGCTGCGAGATCGAGGTGGGCACGCGTAACATGCAGTGGACCGAGGAGTGCTACCGCATCCACGGCCTGCGCAAGCAGCCGATCACGCTGGACCAGGCGCTGGCGCTGTACACCCAGGATTCGCGCGACAGCTTCGAGGCGGCGCTGACCCGCATTGCCGACGGCGGTCTGCCCGAGCAGCTGGACCTGTGTTTCTATCGCCACTCCGGCCTGCGGATCTGGGTACAGGTGCTGATCGAGCTGGACCATCGCGACGGCCTGCCGACGCGTTTTGTGGTGCTGTTCCGTGATATCACCCGCGAGCGTGAGGCCAACGAGCGGATCGAGCTGCTGGCGCACTACGACCTGCTGACCGGGTTGCCGAACCGGATGCTGCTGCGCGAGCAGACCGCCGAGGCCATCGAGGAGGCACGTGACCGTGGCGCGTCGCTGGCGATGCTGTTCATCGACCTGGACGGTTTCAAGACCATCAATGACACCTTTGGCCATGCGACCGGCGACACCCTGCTGAAGGCGGCCGCGGCACGGCTGCACCAGAGCCTGCGCAACGCCGACCTGTTTGGCCGCTTCAGCGGTGATGAATTCATCGTGGTGCTGCGCGACCTGGCTGACCCCGAAGATGCCGGGCATGTGGCGCGCAAGCTGATCGCTTCGCTGGCCGAGCCGCTGCAGCGCGGCGACATCACGCTGAAAGTGGGGGCGAGCGTCGGCATCGCAATGCTGGACGACACCCGCAACGACTTCGATTCGCTGCTGCGCGCGGCCGACGCGGCGATGTACGCCGCGAAGGAAGCGGGGCGCAATACCTACCAGTATTACAGCCAGGACGCGTTGGCCCGGATCCAGCGCATGCTGGAGCTCGAGCACGCGCTGCTGGGCGCGATCGAGCGCGAGGAGTTCAGCCTGGCCTACCAGCCGCTGATGCACGCGGCAAACGACCAGCCGCCGGCGATCGAGGCACTGCTGCGCTGGCACCGCCCGGGCATCGGCTACTGCAGCCCGGCGGAATTCATTCCAATTGCCGAGAAGTGCGGCGAGATCGTACGCATCGGCGACTGGGTGCTGACCGAGGCCTGTCGCCAGGCAGCCGCCTGGGACCGGGCAGGGCTGGTGTTCGACCGGATCGCGGTGAACGTGTCGGCGGTGCAGCTACGTGACCGGGGTTTTGCCGAGCGGGTGATCGAGATCTGCCACGCCCATGGCTGGCCACCGAGCCGGCTGGAGCTGGAACTGACCGAGTCGGCGCTGATCCGCGACACCGAGGTGCTGCGGCACTGCTTCGACGTGCTGGAGCGGCACGGCGTGCCGCTGGCGGTGGACGACTTCGGCACCGGTTTCTCGAACCTGCACTACCTCAACCGTTTCCCGGTCGGCCGCCTGAAGATCGACCGCAGTTTCGTCCAGGGCATGCTGAGCGATGCAGGGACTGCCGAAGTGACCCAGGCCATCGTGCACCTGGGCCACGCGCTGGGCATGAAAGTCGTCGCCGAAGGTGTGGAAACCGAGCAGGAAGAAGCCCTGCTGCGCCGCCAGGGCTGCGACGAGATCCAGGGCTACCTGTACTCCCGCCCGCTCACCCCGCGCGATCTTGCGCAGTTCCTGAAGGTGGGTGCGGCGACGGTCATTCCGCGCGAGGCTGTGGTACTGCCGTAA
- the flgM gene encoding flagellar biosynthesis anti-sigma factor FlgM encodes MSQKIDGNLQATAHLRSIAPGNKPSVSTDSPARPVDAAASVKLTGEATSLQALQRELSTAPAIDANRVQAVRESLQNGTYKINPDAIASRMLELDQQLQG; translated from the coding sequence ATGAGCCAGAAAATCGACGGCAACCTGCAGGCGACCGCCCATCTGCGCAGCATTGCGCCGGGAAACAAGCCCAGCGTCAGCACCGATTCCCCGGCGCGCCCGGTGGACGCGGCTGCCAGCGTGAAGCTGACCGGTGAAGCCACCAGTCTGCAGGCCCTGCAGCGCGAACTGAGCACCGCCCCGGCCATTGACGCGAACCGCGTGCAGGCCGTGCGCGAGTCGTTGCAGAACGGCACTTACAAGATCAACCCGGACGCGATTGCCTCGCGCATGCTTGAGCTGGACCAGCAGCTGCAGGGATGA
- the flgA gene encoding flagellar basal body P-ring formation chaperone FlgA produces MRTLVTTVLFALTAASLAPAMAAGAWQPVESIRAAALSTLSAGSEGETTLDSALRLPACGQALVAQPTATSTVEVSCPDAGGWRLFVPVKVRRNQTVLILNRGIAAGETLGVADITTAQRDAARIAGAALADPAAAVGRVARRTLAAGSLLSANDLVAQRLIRRGDSVSLVSRRGGVEVRVAGKAMADAGENERVSVENLSSRKIVQGTVAASGDVFVTR; encoded by the coding sequence ATGCGTACTCTTGTTACTACGGTCCTGTTCGCGCTGACCGCTGCCAGCCTGGCCCCGGCCATGGCCGCCGGTGCCTGGCAGCCGGTGGAATCCATCCGTGCTGCCGCGCTGTCCACGTTGTCGGCGGGCAGCGAAGGCGAGACCACGCTGGATTCCGCCCTGCGCCTGCCGGCCTGCGGACAGGCGCTGGTGGCACAGCCCACCGCCACCAGCACGGTCGAGGTCAGCTGCCCCGATGCGGGGGGCTGGCGGCTGTTCGTACCGGTCAAGGTGCGCCGCAACCAGACCGTGCTCATTCTCAATCGTGGGATTGCCGCTGGAGAAACCCTCGGCGTGGCCGATATCACCACTGCACAGCGTGACGCCGCCCGGATTGCCGGGGCGGCCCTGGCTGATCCAGCCGCAGCTGTCGGGCGGGTCGCCCGGCGCACGCTGGCCGCAGGCAGCCTGCTGTCGGCCAACGATCTGGTCGCGCAGCGGCTGATCCGCCGGGGCGACAGCGTCTCGCTGGTGTCTCGGCGGGGCGGGGTGGAGGTACGGGTGGCCGGCAAGGCCATGGCCGACGCCGGTGAAAATGAACGCGTCTCGGTCGAGAACCTGTCTTCACGGAAGATCGTGCAGGGTACGGTTGCCGCCAGTGGCGACGTTTTTGTGACGCGGTGA
- a CDS encoding ATP-binding protein produces MPTPQTFVTAALPPQPVLLALFEQINEGVLLFREDGSIALANAAVRGMLAPAEREAGLNPANWLRQLLPPDALEHARSHGHWNGSLPVGERMVIAHVYHHDDAGQRHYLALFRRIEGQEDYERELQQRHAELRQAYLRLNGTQEKLLQSEKMASIGQLAAGVAHEINNPIGYVHSNLGSLQEYLRSLFTVIEAYERALRAPDPKALIPEIDDIRNRFDIDFISRDLPQLMAESREGIERVTRIVRDLKDFSYSGRDESWKLVDLHAGLESTINIIWNELKYKVDLKREFGQLPLVECLPSELNQVYMNLLLNAGHAIADRGTITVRTGVDGETVWVEFEDTGGGISPELRQRIFDPFFTTKPVGSGTGLGLSISYSIVNKHHGRIDLDSTPGVGSKFRLVLPIKQPR; encoded by the coding sequence GTGCCCACACCCCAAACGTTTGTCACCGCGGCGCTGCCGCCGCAGCCGGTGCTGCTGGCCCTGTTCGAGCAGATCAACGAAGGCGTGCTGCTGTTCCGCGAGGACGGCAGCATTGCGCTGGCCAATGCCGCCGTGCGCGGCATGCTGGCCCCGGCCGAGCGCGAAGCCGGCTTGAACCCGGCCAACTGGCTGCGCCAGTTGTTGCCACCGGATGCGCTGGAGCATGCGCGCAGCCATGGCCATTGGAATGGCAGCCTGCCGGTCGGCGAGCGGATGGTGATCGCGCACGTCTATCACCACGATGACGCGGGCCAGCGCCACTATCTGGCCTTGTTCCGCCGTATCGAAGGCCAGGAAGACTACGAACGCGAACTGCAGCAGCGCCACGCGGAGCTGCGCCAGGCGTATTTGCGCTTGAACGGCACGCAGGAGAAGCTGCTGCAGTCGGAAAAAATGGCGTCCATCGGCCAGCTGGCGGCGGGCGTGGCGCACGAGATCAACAACCCGATCGGCTATGTGCACTCAAATCTGGGCAGCCTGCAGGAATACCTGCGCAGCCTGTTCACGGTGATCGAAGCGTACGAACGGGCGTTGCGCGCACCGGACCCCAAAGCGCTGATTCCGGAAATCGACGACATCCGCAACCGCTTCGATATCGACTTCATCAGCCGCGATCTGCCGCAGCTGATGGCGGAGTCCCGCGAGGGCATCGAGCGGGTGACGCGGATCGTGCGTGATCTGAAAGACTTCTCGTATTCGGGCCGCGATGAGTCGTGGAAGCTGGTGGACCTGCACGCGGGTCTGGAATCGACGATCAACATCATCTGGAACGAACTGAAGTACAAGGTCGACCTGAAGCGCGAATTCGGCCAGCTGCCGCTGGTGGAGTGCCTGCCCTCAGAGTTGAACCAGGTCTACATGAACCTGCTGCTCAACGCAGGCCATGCGATTGCCGACCGCGGCACGATCACGGTGCGAACGGGCGTGGACGGTGAAACGGTGTGGGTGGAGTTCGAAGACACCGGCGGTGGCATTTCGCCCGAACTGCGCCAGCGCATCTTCGACCCGTTCTTCACCACCAAACCCGTCGGCAGCGGCACCGGCCTGGGCCTGTCGATCTCCTACAGCATCGTCAACAAGCACCACGGCCGCATCGACCTGGACAGCACCCCGGGCGTAGGCTCGAAGTTCCGCCTGGTGCTGCCGATCAAGCAGCCGCGGTAA
- a CDS encoding flagellar protein FlgN yields the protein MKPAMSEPLQRLSDALDVERQALVDHDVQALIRATSAKLEALRALEGTPPLGHAERLQELAERNRANGVLLSRRRREVNWALRQLGRSEESSAYDAKGQSHTLHPRRPLAVA from the coding sequence ATGAAACCGGCGATGAGCGAGCCATTGCAGCGCCTGAGCGATGCCTTGGACGTCGAGCGCCAGGCATTGGTGGACCATGATGTGCAGGCCCTGATCCGCGCCACCAGCGCCAAGCTGGAGGCACTGCGGGCCCTGGAGGGCACTCCGCCGCTGGGCCATGCCGAGCGGTTACAGGAGCTGGCCGAGCGCAACCGCGCCAATGGCGTGCTGCTGTCACGCCGCCGCCGTGAAGTGAACTGGGCGCTGCGCCAGCTGGGTCGAAGTGAAGAATCCTCGGCCTACGACGCCAAGGGCCAGTCGCACACGCTGCACCCACGCCGCCCGCTGGCGGTGGCCTGA
- a CDS encoding methyl-accepting chemotaxis protein: MYSRIFIRLAAPLVLTLLLPLAIGLDWPAALRWAILTTMTLSWLGFAWWTTRAQAQRSPEHARILREQDQLLTELRQFVGNEIEGSRGEVERARDLIRHAVGGLGSSFDAMNRKSRQQSQALARIVDRAGEDGGAGVDVARFAQHASHRMEQLVEALEQVSGQSSTTVQHIDQMAQHLDGIFALLEDVKSIADQTNLLALNAAIEAARAGEAGRGFAVVADEVRNLSERSTTFNEQIRKLAHSSKDAIAKVRETVSHMASRDMDRSREARHEAAAMLDNVAQINASLGDGMREISDCGRAIDSSVAEAVRALQFEDIATQALGGVHTHLDRLTSINREALALQELLHRNGGVFDEEIVSALQRTGNRLRDMRVEWERPPHKAVAQQNMSAGAVELF, from the coding sequence ATGTACTCACGCATTTTCATCCGTCTGGCCGCCCCCCTGGTCCTGACCCTCCTGCTCCCCCTGGCCATTGGCCTGGATTGGCCTGCCGCACTGCGCTGGGCGATCCTGACCACGATGACGCTCAGCTGGCTGGGCTTTGCCTGGTGGACCACCCGCGCCCAGGCGCAGCGGTCCCCCGAGCATGCCCGCATCCTGCGCGAACAGGATCAGCTGCTGACCGAGCTTCGCCAGTTCGTCGGCAACGAAATTGAAGGTTCGCGCGGTGAAGTGGAACGCGCCCGTGACCTGATCCGCCACGCGGTGGGCGGTCTGGGCAGCAGCTTCGATGCGATGAACCGCAAGTCCCGCCAGCAGAGCCAAGCGCTGGCCCGCATTGTCGACCGCGCCGGTGAAGATGGCGGTGCCGGCGTTGACGTGGCCCGTTTCGCCCAGCACGCCAGCCACCGTATGGAACAGCTGGTGGAAGCGCTGGAACAGGTCAGCGGCCAGAGCAGCACCACCGTGCAGCACATCGACCAGATGGCGCAGCACCTGGACGGCATCTTCGCGCTGCTGGAAGACGTGAAGTCGATTGCCGACCAGACCAACCTGCTGGCCCTGAACGCCGCCATTGAAGCGGCCCGCGCAGGCGAAGCCGGTCGTGGCTTTGCGGTGGTGGCCGACGAAGTCCGCAACCTGTCCGAGCGTTCGACCACCTTCAACGAACAGATCCGCAAGCTGGCACACAGCTCCAAGGACGCCATCGCCAAGGTCCGCGAAACTGTCTCGCACATGGCCTCGCGCGACATGGACCGCTCCCGCGAAGCGCGCCACGAAGCGGCGGCGATGCTGGACAACGTGGCCCAGATCAATGCGTCGCTGGGTGACGGCATGCGTGAGATCTCGGACTGCGGCCGTGCCATCGACAGCAGCGTGGCCGAAGCGGTCCGCGCCCTGCAGTTCGAAGACATCGCCACCCAGGCGCTGGGCGGCGTGCACACCCACCTGGACCGCCTGACCTCGATCAACCGCGAAGCGCTGGCCCTGCAGGAACTACTGCACCGTAATGGCGGCGTGTTCGACGAGGAGATCGTCAGCGCGCTGCAGCGTACCGGCAACCGCCTGCGCGACATGCGCGTGGAGTGGGAGCGCCCGCCGCACAAGGCGGTGGCACAGCAGAACATGTCGGCCGGCGCGGTCGAGCTGTTCTGA
- a CDS encoding EAL domain-containing protein: MWNPSLPLVSIEDAPPRLGAGNPELQAMVHEAASGGTPLMLMHVDIDHFASVNENMSAEVGDQALVLIAQRLQHHLRGRGKLWRHGSDEFLIAVPRTGDLPLPDDLAEEIRQQLELPLSVLPYTLFMTGKLGVSLCPEHASEPSRLLDHAEDALHQAAREGGNAVRIHAVNTPSSAHSESIIARQIVDAIPNGELKLRYQPLVSARDGHVVGMEALLRWQSPTLGMLVPERFMRTAERLGIIVQIGTWVLEGALKQARQWRDQGFDDFTIAVNVSTLQLLRPNFFAEVMAMMQTLGVPAHMLTLEINESALTNNVNFVHETLVNLRNEGISLSLDNFGTGDSSLSALVRYPVDKLKIDRSFIKSAPAGNREAAIARAIIAMGHQLGMTVIANGVESQAQLGFLRRNDCDVFQGYLFGEPMSADAAGMTLRRRYLRPEAFAETRPDRTLLLLDDEENVLRSLVRLFRRDGYRILAAGNVRDAFDLLAINDVQVILSDQRMSDMSGTEFLGRVKMLYPDTIRLVLSGYTDLNTVTDAINRGAIYRFLTKPWNDDELRKHIHQAFRTHEEQRRANTAPPVAAEDEP, translated from the coding sequence ATGTGGAACCCTTCCCTGCCCCTGGTCAGCATCGAGGACGCGCCCCCACGCCTGGGCGCAGGCAATCCCGAACTGCAGGCCATGGTGCATGAAGCCGCCTCCGGCGGTACGCCGCTGATGCTGATGCACGTGGACATCGACCACTTCGCCTCGGTCAACGAGAACATGAGTGCGGAGGTGGGCGACCAGGCCCTGGTGTTGATCGCCCAGCGCCTGCAGCACCACCTGCGTGGACGCGGCAAACTGTGGCGCCATGGCAGCGACGAGTTCCTGATCGCGGTGCCGCGCACCGGCGACCTGCCGCTGCCGGATGACCTCGCCGAAGAGATCCGCCAGCAGCTGGAGCTGCCGTTGTCGGTGCTGCCGTACACGCTGTTCATGACCGGCAAGCTGGGCGTGAGCCTGTGCCCGGAGCATGCCAGCGAGCCGTCACGGCTGCTGGACCACGCTGAAGACGCCCTGCACCAGGCCGCACGTGAAGGCGGCAACGCGGTGCGCATCCACGCGGTGAATACGCCCTCCAGCGCCCACAGCGAAAGCATCATCGCGCGGCAGATCGTCGATGCTATTCCCAACGGCGAACTGAAGCTGCGCTACCAGCCGCTGGTAAGCGCGCGCGACGGCCATGTGGTGGGCATGGAAGCGCTGCTGCGCTGGCAGTCCCCGACCCTGGGCATGCTGGTGCCGGAGCGCTTCATGCGCACCGCCGAGCGGCTGGGCATCATCGTGCAGATCGGCACGTGGGTGCTGGAAGGTGCATTGAAGCAGGCCCGTCAATGGCGCGACCAGGGCTTTGACGATTTCACCATCGCGGTGAACGTATCGACGCTGCAGCTGCTGCGACCGAACTTCTTCGCCGAGGTGATGGCGATGATGCAGACGCTGGGGGTGCCGGCGCACATGCTGACGCTGGAGATCAACGAGAGCGCGCTGACCAACAACGTCAATTTTGTGCACGAAACCCTGGTCAACCTGCGCAACGAAGGCATCAGCCTGAGCCTGGACAACTTCGGCACCGGCGACTCCAGCCTGAGCGCACTGGTGCGCTACCCGGTCGACAAGCTGAAAATCGACCGCAGTTTCATCAAGAGCGCGCCGGCGGGCAACCGCGAGGCGGCGATTGCACGCGCGATCATCGCCATGGGCCACCAGCTGGGCATGACGGTGATCGCCAACGGGGTGGAGTCGCAGGCCCAGCTGGGCTTCCTGCGTCGCAACGACTGCGATGTGTTCCAGGGCTATCTGTTTGGCGAGCCGATGTCGGCCGACGCCGCCGGCATGACCCTGCGCCGGCGCTACCTGCGCCCGGAGGCCTTCGCGGAAACCCGTCCGGACCGCACGCTGCTGTTGCTGGACGACGAGGAAAACGTGCTGCGCTCGCTGGTCCGCCTTTTCCGCCGCGACGGCTACCGCATTCTGGCAGCGGGCAACGTGCGCGATGCCTTCGACCTGCTGGCGATCAACGACGTCCAGGTGATCCTGTCGGACCAGCGCATGAGCGACATGAGCGGCACCGAGTTCCTGGGCCGGGTAAAGATGCTCTACCCGGACACGATCCGGCTGGTCCTTTCCGGCTACACCGACCTCAACACGGTCACCGACGCGATCAACCGCGGCGCGATCTACCGCTTCCTCACCAAGCCCTGGAACGACGACGAGCTGCGCAAGCACATCCACCAGGCCTTCCGCACCCACGAAGAACAACGCCGCGCCAACACCGCACCGCCGGTGGCTGCGGAAGACGAGCCTTGA
- a CDS encoding PAS domain S-box protein has protein sequence MTDVPSGSPPPSAHDLPLARALRRDRWRVVIGYLVLALVWILTSDAAVQMMAVNPLNAARWQTAKGAFFVIASAAVIYLLLRPLAQHVLDAHARLAQSALRHRQLFEDNPGPILVYDLETLEVLDVNPAACSLFGWSREEFLALPMTALWPAGDEATMNAKLEQIRSQPEQLCVITADLVLKDGSPRRMEMRSNYLDYDGRPARLLIAIDRTREDQALRRRDQALARVEEAHEMARIGAWEVDPATGLGRFADQVYHLLGRRAPGARRWHRFDELLVPADSSTAALSEQLLQDMRGEQVQIDVLLPVLAMDGRALMVHLRAESGHDDAGRPRVLGTLQDVTEREQSRRLLREREEQFRELVRVLPDGVVILSDEHVLYANACAAAQFGYGQHTLLGEPLSALVEGRDLARVRAQLFATIPLPGTGAGEVIGMRRLDGHCFQAGLAVGDVRYGGRNCKLLIVRDLSEPERIREALETSNGELQAMAGRLFSLQEDERRAISRDLHDDIGQAITAMKLSAFAARDEEDAQRRSEDLQQIIHLADATVGKVRDISTLLRPPQLDALGLEAALRWQAGMLFRSGTIELLPDIQSLPRRPQNDIEQACFRIAQESLTNVLRHARASQVHLQLHDVDDQGLHLQVRDDGEGFDPDGPRGLGLIVMRERAQSVGGTLKIESAHGAGTLIDLYLPYRSDGAVPSESLEH, from the coding sequence ATGACCGACGTCCCGTCCGGCTCGCCGCCGCCCTCCGCGCATGATCTACCGCTGGCCCGTGCCCTGCGGCGCGATCGCTGGCGGGTGGTGATCGGCTATCTGGTGCTGGCGCTGGTCTGGATTCTGACCAGTGACGCCGCGGTGCAGATGATGGCGGTCAACCCGCTCAACGCTGCCCGCTGGCAGACCGCCAAGGGCGCGTTCTTCGTCATCGCCAGCGCAGCCGTCATCTATCTGCTGCTGCGCCCGCTGGCGCAGCATGTGCTCGATGCGCACGCGCGGCTGGCGCAGTCCGCATTGCGGCACCGGCAACTGTTCGAGGACAACCCCGGCCCGATTCTGGTCTATGACCTGGAGACGCTGGAGGTCCTGGACGTGAACCCGGCCGCCTGCAGCCTGTTCGGCTGGAGCCGCGAGGAGTTTCTGGCCCTGCCGATGACCGCGCTGTGGCCAGCCGGCGACGAAGCGACCATGAATGCCAAGCTGGAGCAGATCCGCTCCCAGCCCGAACAACTGTGCGTGATCACCGCCGATCTGGTGCTGAAGGACGGCAGCCCGCGGCGCATGGAGATGCGCAGCAACTACCTGGATTACGACGGTCGCCCGGCCCGGCTGCTGATTGCAATCGACCGCACCCGCGAGGACCAGGCCCTGCGCCGCCGCGACCAGGCCCTGGCACGGGTCGAGGAAGCGCACGAAATGGCGCGCATCGGCGCGTGGGAAGTGGACCCGGCCACCGGGCTGGGTCGCTTCGCCGACCAGGTATACCACCTGCTCGGCCGCCGCGCGCCCGGCGCGCGGCGCTGGCACCGCTTCGACGAACTGCTGGTGCCAGCCGACTCTTCCACCGCCGCACTCAGCGAACAGCTGTTGCAGGACATGCGGGGCGAGCAGGTGCAGATCGACGTGCTGCTGCCCGTGCTGGCGATGGACGGTCGCGCATTGATGGTGCACCTCCGCGCCGAAAGCGGCCACGATGATGCCGGTCGTCCGCGCGTGCTCGGCACCCTGCAGGACGTCACCGAGCGCGAGCAGTCGCGGCGGCTGTTGCGCGAACGCGAGGAGCAGTTCCGCGAACTGGTGCGGGTGTTGCCCGATGGCGTGGTCATCCTGTCCGATGAGCACGTGCTGTATGCCAATGCCTGCGCGGCCGCGCAGTTCGGATACGGCCAGCACACCCTGCTGGGCGAGCCGCTGTCCGCACTGGTGGAAGGGCGCGACCTGGCCCGGGTGCGCGCGCAGCTGTTCGCCACCATTCCGTTGCCGGGTACCGGTGCCGGCGAGGTCATCGGCATGCGCCGGCTGGATGGTCATTGCTTCCAGGCCGGCTTGGCCGTGGGCGACGTGCGCTACGGCGGACGCAACTGCAAGCTGCTGATTGTCCGCGATCTCAGTGAGCCCGAACGCATCCGCGAGGCACTGGAAACCAGCAACGGCGAACTGCAGGCCATGGCCGGGCGTCTGTTCTCGCTGCAGGAGGATGAACGGCGGGCGATCTCGCGCGACCTGCACGATGACATCGGTCAGGCGATCACCGCGATGAAGCTGTCCGCCTTTGCCGCGCGCGATGAAGAGGACGCGCAGCGGCGCAGCGAGGACCTGCAGCAGATCATCCATCTGGCCGACGCCACGGTGGGCAAGGTCCGCGACATTTCCACCCTGCTACGGCCGCCGCAGCTGGATGCACTGGGGCTGGAGGCCGCGCTGCGCTGGCAGGCGGGCATGCTGTTCCGGTCCGGCACGATCGAACTGCTGCCCGACATCCAGTCACTTCCGCGCCGCCCACAGAACGACATCGAGCAGGCCTGTTTCCGCATCGCCCAGGAAAGCCTGACCAATGTGCTGCGCCACGCCCGCGCCAGCCAGGTCCACCTGCAGCTGCACGACGTGGACGACCAGGGCCTGCATCTGCAGGTCCGCGATGACGGCGAAGGGTTCGACCCGGACGGCCCGCGCGGACTCGGCCTGATCGTCATGCGCGAACGCGCGCAGAGCGTGGGCGGCACCCTGAAGATCGAGTCGGCGCACGGAGCCGGCACCTTGATCGACCTTTATCTGCCGTACCGCAGCGACGGTGCGGTGCCTTCTGAATCATTGGAACATTGA